From the genome of Persephonella atlantica:
GGCTCTTTCTTTACCTCTTCTTCAAGACTTTCATACTCCTCTTCTGATACATATGGAGGATTAGAGACAATAAAATCAAATCTTTTTTGGGGAACATTCTCAAACAGATTGCTTTTTATCAAAATCAGTCTGTCAGATACTTTATTTATTTTAGCATTCAAAAGGGCAATCTGAACTGCCTTTTCTGATATGTCCACTCCATACATGGTGAGTAAAGGTCTGTTTCTGAGCAGTGCTATTGATATGGCACCTGAACCTACTCCAATCTCAAGACCTGTTGCCTTCTTACTCTCAGGAATTCTTTTTAGACATTCCTCAACCAAAATCTCTGTTTCTGGCCGTGGTATCAGCACCCCTTCCTCAACTTTTATTTTTACATTAAAAAATTCCTTCTCACCTAATATGTATCCTAAAGGGTACCTTTCTGCCCTTTTTTCTATAAGAGAAAAAAATTCTCTCAATTTTTCAGGAGGTATTTTTTCTTCCTTTTCTGATATCAGTTTCCATCTCGGGACGTTTAACACTTTGGAGAGTATCAGGTGTGTGTCTGTTATAGGCGTCTTTATTCCTGCTTCTTTTAGCCTTCTTACTCCCAACTCAATAGCTTCTCTTATCTTCATAACTTCCTCATTAAAATGCCTTTTAGATACAGCGTGTTTGGCATGTTCAAAACTACAGGGTGGTCTAAATCCTGATACATAAACTCCACAATCTCAAGGATATCTCCTGTATCCTGTGCAGCACTTAATGAAACGTTAATAATATCTTCCATTGTTATATGAAAAGAGCAGGAAAATACTGCTATGTATCCATCTTTTTCAAGAAGTTTTAGACCTTTTAGTAACAGATATTTAAATCCTCTTAATGCTCCTTCTCTTTCGTGTTTTGTTTTTGCAAAAGAAGGTGGGTCTATAATAATAATGTTGTATCTTTGAGTTTCCTTTTTCAAAAAATCAAACGCATCCTCCTGGACTATATCAAAATTTTCTATACTGTTTAGCTTACAGTTTTCTTTTAGCTGTTTCACAGCACTGGAGGAAACATCAACAAACTTTACGTAATCTGCACCTCTTTTATAGCAGTAAATTCCAAATCCACCAGCATTGGAAAACAGGTCAAGAACTCTAAAGCCTTTTTCCACATACTGGGAGACTATCTGCCTGTTTTTCCTCTGGTCAAGATAAAATCCTGTTTTCTGCCCTTCTTTAAGAAAGACTGTAAAATGTATGCTGTTTTCATTTATAACGATGCTGTCTGGAACTTCTCCGTATATTAACCGGTTGTGTGTTTCAAGGCCTTCTATCGTTCTTACTTTCTGGTCTGACCTGTCGTATATTCCTTTTGGATTAATCTGCTCAATGAGTGTATCAATCACTGTATCCCTGAGGTTTTCCATTCCTGCTGTGTTAACCTGAACAGAAAGATATCCATCATAATAATCTACGATAAGACCAGGCAGCAAATCTCCCTCCGAATGAACAGCTCTAAATGCTGTTGTGTTCTTCAGTAGTTTTTTTCTCCTGTGAAAAGCTTCTTCTATTCTCCTTTTTATGAGGCTGCTGATATCTTTTTCTTTTTTGAACGACAGCATCCTGAGGGATATTTTACTTAAAGGATTGAAGTATCCTGTGCCCACAAACTGTCCAGATGAAGTGAAAACCTGAACAATCTCCCCTTTCTGTATGTCTAAGGGACACTTTTTAATCTCGTTTCTGTAAAACCACTGGTTTAACTGTTTAATCTTTTTTTCTGCTGTTTTCTTCAGCACTACCTTTTTCATCAGGGCAGACCCAGTATTTTGTGACATTGGGGAATAATTCTGCTTTCCCACCCTTTTTTTAGGAGCTCTTCCTGTATTTTCAACGCCTTTTCTACCATCTCTTTCCTGTTGCTCTCTGGCTGCAGAACAACAAAATCGTTTTTTATTATTTTTACTGTCCTGTCATTCAGTATATGCTCTATTTTGAGATTTTCATCAACAACAAATTTTAGCTCTGTTATGTAAGGCAGAAGCTGTGGGTGTATGAAGTAGGAAGGTGGTTTTGGGGAGCAGGTGATGTAAAGGCTTTTATTCTCTATTTTCTTAATATCTTCATTCCACAGGGTTCCATTTGTCTCAATGAGAACTGTATATCCTCTTTTTATCAGCTTTTCAGCAAGTTCAGGGAGCTGGGGTGTGAGGAAAGGTTCCCCTCCTGTTATACACACCCTCTTTAAACCAAACTTTTCTACTTCTTCTATAAGACTATCAACTGTTATCTCTTTAAAACTTTTTCCGTCGTAAGAGTATGGAGTGTCACACCACTCGCACCTAAGGTTGCACCCTTCCAGACGGATAAACGAAACAGGAAGGCCAACCCATTTGCCTTCCCCTTCAACTGTTCTGAATATCTCTACAACTTTTATCATTCAGTTATTCTTGTTTCTCCTGAACAATCTGGTAAGATTCTATAATATCTCCTGGCTTTACATCATTAAAGTCTTTCAGCATCAGACCACATTCGTAACCTTTAGATACCTCTTTGACATCCTCTTTAAACCTTTTCAGTGAAGATATCTCACCGTCGTATATTACTACTCCGTCTCTAACCAGCCTTGCCTTTGCGTTTCTTTTGATAACTCCTTCTGTCACGATACATCCTGCCACTGTTCCAACACCTTTAATTCTGAATATCTGTTTAACCTCACATGTTCCAAGGAACTGCTCTCTTTCAACAGGTTCAAGCATTCCTTTTAATGCTTTTTCCATATCTTCTATAAGGTCGTATATGATGCTGTATATCTTGATATCAACATGTTCTTCTTCTGCTGCTTTCCTTGCTGCAGCATCAGGTCTTACGTTAAATCCTAATATTATGGCGTTTGATGCAGCTGCCAGCATAACATCACTCTCTGTAACTGCTCCTACTCCGCTGTGAATAACGTTTATACTGACGTCCTCAAACTTTTCAGAAAGCTCTTCAAGGGATTTTGTGATAGCTTCTAGAGAACCCTGAACATCTGCTTTGACTATAATGTTTATCTCTTTCTCTCCTGCTAAGTTTTCAAAATGAATTCTCGCTTTTTTTGCAAGTATCTCTTCTTCTCTTTTCCTTTTTCTCTGCTCAGCTAACTGCCTTGCTTCCCTTTCTGTTTTTTTGACGATAAATTTGTCTCCTGCCTGTGGTACTTCGTTAAAGCCTAATATTTCCACAGGTGTTCCCGGTCCAGCTTCTTTCAGCTGATTGCCTCTCTCATCAAACATTGCCCTTACTTTTCCCCATGTGTATCCTGCAACGAAGTAGTCTCCTTGATGAAGCGTTCCGTTTTCTATCAGTACTGTTGCTACAGGTCCCTTTTTAGGGTCTAATTTAGACTCAATAACTGTTCCAACTGCAGGCTTTTTCGGATTTGCCTTGAGGTCAAGTATCTCTGCTACTAACAAAATGTTTTCCAGAAGCTCTTCCACGTTCTGTCCTGTTTTTGCTGATACAGGAACCATTATTGTGTCTCCTCCCCACTCTTCAGGGATGAGACCGTACTGGGATAGCTCCCTTTTTACCCTTTCAGGATCTGCTCCCGGTTTGTCTATCTTGTTTATTGCAACGATGATAGGAACCTCAGCGTTCTTTGCGTGATTTATTGCTTCAACTGTCTGTGGTTTGACTCCGTCATCTGCAGCAACAACCAACACGGCTATGTCAGCGACTTTTGAACCTCTTGCTCTAAGCGTCGTAAATGCTTCGTGCCCGGGAGTGTCTAAAAATGTGATTTCCTTACCATTTGGAAGCTTTATCTTATAAGCACCTATATGCTGTGTTATTCCTCCCTTCTCTCTTGCTGCGACGTCCGTTTTTCTGATAGTGTCTAAAAGGGTTGTTTTACCGTGGTCAACGTGTCCCATAACTGTTACTACCGGTGGCCTTTCTATCAGCTCTCCTTCTTCCTCTTCTTGAAGTAGTTTTGCCTTTTCTTCTTCTGGCAGTTCTTCAATAATACTTAACTCTTCTCCTTCCTTCTGTATCTCTGCTAAAAATCCGTGTTCTTCTGCTATCTGAAGGGCAACCTCAGGGTCTATGGTCTGGTTAACTGTTGCGAGAATTCCCTTTTGCAGCAGATCTGCCATCACTTGATTTACAGACAGACCTAAAAGGTCTGCAAGTTCTCTTACTGTTATAACTTCAGGTATTATAGCGATTTTGACTTCTTCTTCTTTTGCTACCTTTTCTACCTTTTTGACTTCTTCTTTCTCTTTTTTCTTTTTCTTCTTCTTTTTCTTTGGCTGGGTTCCCATCAGCTTTTTCAGTGCTTCAAGCTCCGCTTTTTCTTCTTTGCTCAGTCTTATCTGTTCTTTTTCTGGGAGTTTTTCTTTTTTCTCCTCTTTTTCCTCAACTGCAGGTTTCTTCTCCTCTTTTTTCTCTACTCTTTCCACCTTTTTCTTAACTCTTTTCTCCTCTTTTACAGGCTTTACTTTTTCTGCTTCCTTTTTCTCCTCTTTTACTCTGGGTTTTTCTTTCTTTTTCTCCACAGGTCTTTCTTCTAACTTTGCTTTAAACTCTTTTTTCTCTTCTATCTCTTTTCTTTTCTGTTCCTTTGCTTTCTCTCTCTCTTTTCTTAATCTCTCTTCTTCTTTCCTTTTTTCTTCTTCTCTCTTTTCCCTTTCAGATACATACTGCTTCAGTTTTTCCACTACAGATTCATCAATAACTGTAAAGCTATCAACATTTCCTTCATAACCAAGGGCTTTTAAACCTTCCTTCAACTCATCTATAGAAACCTTCATATCATGGGCAAGATCCCACAGCTTTATTCCCTTTTTCTCTTCTTTTTCCTCCTTTGTTTCTTCCTCAACAACAACTGCCGAATCACCTAAAACATCTCTCAGGAGGGATACAACTTCCTCATCTACTTTAGTGGATGGAGATTTTATAGTTTCCCCTGTAAGATTATGTATCTCTTCAGCAAGCTGTTTCCATGTCATTCCAAACTCTTTAGCAAGGTCAGAAATCTTAACCTTTGACAAACTTCATTACCTCCTTTTTAGCTCAGTGTATTGAGCTATTAAACTTTTTAATTTTAAACCAAATTTTGTTTCAGGGACAAATATTATCCCCACCTCTTGTTTTCCTATAAAACTTCCCAGCAGTAATTTATTAAATAACTGAAAATATTCAACATTTCCCACCCTTAAAATATTCCTTTTTGTCCTTTCTGCTATATCCTCTGCAATAATTAAAAAACCTTTTTTCCCTTTTTTTAGAGCCTTTTCTGCCTCATCATAGCCTATCTTTATAATCCTTCCTCTCCAGGCCAACTGGAGCAGGTTTATAATCTGCCTTTCAAGCTGTTTTTCTATCTGCTCCTTTGGAAGGTTCACCATTTTCCTGAACTTTTTGTTATAGGTGCAGGAAGGGCATACATAAAACCCCCTTCCTTCTGATTTTTTCAGCAGGTCTAACTGTTTTCCTTTTTTAGTAAATCTAATAAGCTCTCTTTTTGGTCTTTTTTTTTACATATAATACATGTTCTTATAGGTTCATTTTTTTGACCTTGGGAGCTGCTGAACTCTTTCAAAATCCTCCTCACTCAGTATATCTATGTGCCATCCTGTAAGTTTATGGGCAAGTTTAGCATTAATACCTCCTTTACCAATGGCAAGGGAGAGCTCATTTTTCGGAACTGCAACCTCTATTCTTTTTTCATCTTCTAAAAGTCTCCATTTTTTTGGT
Proteins encoded in this window:
- the infB gene encoding translation initiation factor IF-2, translating into MSKVKISDLAKEFGMTWKQLAEEIHNLTGETIKSPSTKVDEEVVSLLRDVLGDSAVVVEEETKEEKEEKKGIKLWDLAHDMKVSIDELKEGLKALGYEGNVDSFTVIDESVVEKLKQYVSEREKREEEKRKEEERLRKEREKAKEQKRKEIEEKKEFKAKLEERPVEKKKEKPRVKEEKKEAEKVKPVKEEKRVKKKVERVEKKEEKKPAVEEKEEKKEKLPEKEQIRLSKEEKAELEALKKLMGTQPKKKKKKKKKEKEEVKKVEKVAKEEEVKIAIIPEVITVRELADLLGLSVNQVMADLLQKGILATVNQTIDPEVALQIAEEHGFLAEIQKEGEELSIIEELPEEEKAKLLQEEEEGELIERPPVVTVMGHVDHGKTTLLDTIRKTDVAAREKGGITQHIGAYKIKLPNGKEITFLDTPGHEAFTTLRARGSKVADIAVLVVAADDGVKPQTVEAINHAKNAEVPIIVAINKIDKPGADPERVKRELSQYGLIPEEWGGDTIMVPVSAKTGQNVEELLENILLVAEILDLKANPKKPAVGTVIESKLDPKKGPVATVLIENGTLHQGDYFVAGYTWGKVRAMFDERGNQLKEAGPGTPVEILGFNEVPQAGDKFIVKKTEREARQLAEQRKRKREEEILAKKARIHFENLAGEKEINIIVKADVQGSLEAITKSLEELSEKFEDVSINVIHSGVGAVTESDVMLAAASNAIILGFNVRPDAAARKAAEEEHVDIKIYSIIYDLIEDMEKALKGMLEPVEREQFLGTCEVKQIFRIKGVGTVAGCIVTEGVIKRNAKARLVRDGVVIYDGEISSLKRFKEDVKEVSKGYECGLMLKDFNDVKPGDIIESYQIVQEKQE
- a CDS encoding class I SAM-dependent rRNA methyltransferase, which codes for MKKVVLKKTAEKKIKQLNQWFYRNEIKKCPLDIQKGEIVQVFTSSGQFVGTGYFNPLSKISLRMLSFKKEKDISSLIKRRIEEAFHRRKKLLKNTTAFRAVHSEGDLLPGLIVDYYDGYLSVQVNTAGMENLRDTVIDTLIEQINPKGIYDRSDQKVRTIEGLETHNRLIYGEVPDSIVINENSIHFTVFLKEGQKTGFYLDQRKNRQIVSQYVEKGFRVLDLFSNAGGFGIYCYKRGADYVKFVDVSSSAVKQLKENCKLNSIENFDIVQEDAFDFLKKETQRYNIIIIDPPSFAKTKHEREGALRGFKYLLLKGLKLLEKDGYIAVFSCSFHITMEDIINVSLSAAQDTGDILEIVEFMYQDLDHPVVLNMPNTLYLKGILMRKL
- a CDS encoding L7Ae/L30e/S12e/Gadd45 family ribosomal protein, producing MVNLPKEQIEKQLERQIINLLQLAWRGRIIKIGYDEAEKALKKGKKGFLIIAEDIAERTKRNILRVGNVEYFQLFNKLLLGSFIGKQEVGIIFVPETKFGLKLKSLIAQYTELKRR
- the prmC gene encoding peptide chain release factor N(5)-glutamine methyltransferase is translated as MKIREAIELGVRRLKEAGIKTPITDTHLILSKVLNVPRWKLISEKEEKIPPEKLREFFSLIEKRAERYPLGYILGEKEFFNVKIKVEEGVLIPRPETEILVEECLKRIPESKKATGLEIGVGSGAISIALLRNRPLLTMYGVDISEKAVQIALLNAKINKVSDRLILIKSNLFENVPQKRFDFIVSNPPYVSEEEYESLEEEVKKEPKEALVAGKEGTKIYEMIVREGKRFLKKEGFFAFEIGYNQGEKVKSILESEGFKVKIIKDLQGFDRVIIGERND
- a CDS encoding 7-carboxy-7-deazaguanine synthase QueE; translation: MIKVVEIFRTVEGEGKWVGLPVSFIRLEGCNLRCEWCDTPYSYDGKSFKEITVDSLIEEVEKFGLKRVCITGGEPFLTPQLPELAEKLIKRGYTVLIETNGTLWNEDIKKIENKSLYITCSPKPPSYFIHPQLLPYITELKFVVDENLKIEHILNDRTVKIIKNDFVVLQPESNRKEMVEKALKIQEELLKKGWESRIIPQCHKILGLP